A part of Vulcanisaeta moutnovskia 768-28 genomic DNA contains:
- a CDS encoding ATP-binding cassette domain-containing protein, protein MMEAAIKAINLTKRYGNFTAVDHINFEVYYGEIFGFLGPNGAGKTTTIKMLTTVTRPTEGTAIVNGYDIVKQPAKVRESIGTVPQEYTADEDLTGWENLMLIAALYGIPKKEARERAAELLDLVELSYAADRKVETYSGGMRRRLEIAMGLINRPAILFLDEPTLGLDAQTRAAIWDYVYRLRKQYGVTIFMTTHYLEEADRYAERIAIIDHGKILAIGTPKELKEKVGGDVVTIEVNGDIGLARKVIEGIDGVNGVTVNGNTITFKVKNGNTAAPAILETLNKLSIRATSITIKEPTMDEVFLEFTGRRLREEEGSTEEFMRFRRTVARARR, encoded by the coding sequence ATCATGGAAGCAGCAATTAAAGCAATAAACTTAACAAAACGTTATGGAAACTTCACAGCCGTTGATCACATAAACTTTGAGGTATATTATGGAGAGATCTTCGGATTTCTCGGCCCGAACGGCGCAGGTAAAACAACAACAATAAAGATGCTAACCACGGTAACGAGACCAACAGAGGGAACGGCAATAGTTAATGGCTATGACATTGTTAAACAACCAGCCAAGGTCAGGGAAAGCATAGGTACCGTGCCTCAGGAATATACTGCAGATGAGGATTTGACGGGCTGGGAAAATTTAATGCTTATTGCTGCCTTATACGGCATACCTAAGAAGGAGGCTAGGGAGAGAGCTGCCGAGTTACTTGACTTGGTGGAACTTTCGTATGCTGCTGATAGGAAGGTGGAAACCTATTCTGGTGGTATGAGGAGGAGGTTGGAGATTGCCATGGGACTTATTAATAGGCCTGCCATATTGTTCCTTGATGAGCCGACCCTTGGCCTTGATGCTCAGACCAGAGCCGCGATTTGGGATTATGTGTATAGGCTTAGGAAGCAGTATGGCGTAACTATATTCATGACGACGCATTACTTGGAAGAGGCTGATAGGTATGCTGAGAGGATTGCGATTATTGACCACGGCAAGATACTCGCCATTGGCACTCCTAAGGAGCTTAAGGAGAAGGTTGGTGGTGATGTTGTGACGATTGAGGTTAATGGAGATATTGGTCTCGCCAGAAAGGTTATTGAGGGTATTGATGGTGTTAATGGGGTTACTGTGAATGGCAACACGATAACCTTTAAGGTTAAGAATGGAAATACGGCAGCCCCAGCCATACTCGAGACACTTAATAAACTTAGTATAAGGGCTACGAGCATAACCATTAAGGAACCAACAATGGATGAGGTATTCCTTGAATTCACAGGTAGGAGACTTAGAGAGGAGGAAGGCAGTACAGAGGAGTTCATGAGGTTTAGGAGAACGGTGGCTAGGGCGAGAAGGTGA
- a CDS encoding ABC transporter permease: MNMAVRLHPLHGLWALTNRELSKWYKAPVILIISLIQPIVWLAFFGKSMNFATMFTSGLNIPGLNIPKQVIDEIGSEILKANFGTTDYFSFLAVGMLSFITLFTSLQSGMSIVWDRRLGVLGKLLTTPVPRGNIVMAKVLNSVIRSLTQATIVLIIAVLLGMKLNPSLNPLDIVGAYAALTLMSMGFASLFVMLALRSTSWESQMAIMNLLNMPLMFASNSFYPVKSMPWWLKPIAYVNPLTYVNDVNRQLLLGVTGHSLLLDYTYLVIFAAIFSIIGIILSWRYLSEA; encoded by the coding sequence ATGAACATGGCAGTGAGACTGCATCCCCTGCACGGTCTTTGGGCATTAACAAACAGGGAACTATCTAAGTGGTATAAGGCGCCAGTGATATTAATAATTTCATTGATACAACCAATTGTTTGGCTTGCATTCTTTGGTAAGTCCATGAACTTCGCAACGATGTTCACAAGCGGACTAAACATACCTGGATTAAACATACCTAAGCAGGTAATTGATGAGATAGGTTCCGAGATTCTTAAGGCGAATTTTGGAACTACGGACTACTTCTCATTCCTTGCCGTAGGCATGCTCTCCTTCATAACGCTATTCACATCATTGCAAAGCGGTATGAGCATAGTGTGGGATAGGAGACTTGGTGTTTTAGGTAAGTTATTAACAACGCCAGTGCCTAGGGGTAATATTGTAATGGCTAAGGTACTTAATTCCGTGATTAGATCCCTAACTCAAGCAACAATAGTCCTAATAATAGCAGTATTACTAGGTATGAAGTTAAACCCAAGCCTTAACCCACTGGATATAGTGGGTGCGTATGCGGCATTGACATTAATGTCCATGGGCTTTGCATCCCTATTCGTGATGCTAGCCCTAAGGTCAACCTCCTGGGAATCACAAATGGCCATCATGAACCTACTAAACATGCCACTAATGTTCGCAAGCAATTCCTTCTACCCAGTTAAGTCAATGCCCTGGTGGCTTAAGCCGATAGCCTACGTGAATCCACTCACGTATGTCAACGATGTCAATAGGCAACTACTACTTGGTGTAACTGGACATAGCTTACTACTTGATTATACGTATCTAGTGATCTTTGCAGCAATATTCTCGATAATAGGCATAATACTTTCGTGGAGGTACTTATCTGAGGCGTGA
- a CDS encoding YbhB/YbcL family Raf kinase inhibitor-like protein: MSFTLMSTAFKYGERIPKKYTCDDVDISPPLQWSNIPAGTKSLVLIMEDPDAPIGVFTHWVLYNIPPDKTELPENVPKTLVVEGIGMQGVNDFGRVGYGGPCPPRGHKPHRYFFRLYALNTVPNIKQRASKDEVLRIIKNNIIGTAEYMGTYSR, encoded by the coding sequence ATGTCGTTCACATTAATGAGTACAGCCTTTAAGTACGGTGAACGAATACCCAAGAAATATACCTGTGATGATGTTGATATAAGCCCACCATTGCAATGGTCAAATATACCAGCTGGTACGAAATCCCTCGTCCTAATAATGGAGGATCCAGACGCACCGATAGGAGTATTCACGCATTGGGTATTATATAACATTCCTCCTGATAAAACAGAACTCCCTGAGAATGTTCCGAAGACACTCGTGGTTGAGGGCATAGGCATGCAAGGCGTAAATGACTTTGGTAGGGTTGGTTATGGTGGACCATGCCCACCGAGAGGTCATAAACCTCATAGATACTTCTTCAGGTTGTACGCGTTGAATACCGTGCCTAACATAAAGCAGAGGGCGTCTAAGGATGAAGTGCTGAGGATCATAAAGAATAATATAATTGGTACTGCAGAATACATGGGCACCTACTCAAGATAA
- the ilvD gene encoding dihydroxy-acid dehydratase yields MVKINLRSQERYGGALNAPHRAFLRAVGFTDEDIGKPLIAVVAAWSEAGPCNIHTLQLALHTKEGVRRGGGSPLTVPTIVVNDNIGMGTEGMRYSLVSREVIADTIEAQVNAHAFDGFVGIGGCDKTTPGILMAMARLNIPAVYLYGGTAEPGFYGDRKLTIEDVHEAVGAYLSGRIAEDELYEIEKRAHPTYGTCAGMFTANTMATLAETLGMALLGNASPPATSARRVMYAIESGTALMKAIELGIKPRDVMTYESFENAITVLMAMGGSTNAILHLLAIAYEAGIKLTLDDFDRISRRTPYIASLRPGGDYVMADLDAVGGVPLIMLKLLKAGLLNGKVLTITGKTMEENLRDYKFPNVPHDHIVRDVNNPIKPWGGIRILRGSLAPEGAVIKVAATELMKFEGKARPFNSEEEAFQAIRRGEIKPGDVVVIRYEGPKGSPGMPEMLRVTAAIVGAGLGKDVALITDGRFSGATRGFMVGHVAPEAAVGGPIAIVEDGDKILIDVENGRLDLLVSEEEIRRRLKNWQPPPPRYTRGLLAKYASLVTSASIGAVTLPKP; encoded by the coding sequence ATGGTTAAAATAAACCTCCGTAGTCAGGAAAGATACGGCGGAGCCTTAAATGCTCCGCATAGGGCCTTCTTGAGGGCTGTTGGTTTTACTGATGAGGATATTGGTAAACCATTGATCGCAGTTGTTGCTGCATGGAGTGAGGCTGGTCCGTGCAATATACATACACTTCAATTAGCTCTGCATACTAAGGAGGGTGTACGTAGGGGTGGTGGTTCACCACTTACTGTACCCACAATTGTTGTTAATGATAACATTGGTATGGGTACTGAGGGCATGAGGTATAGCCTAGTGAGTAGGGAGGTCATTGCTGATACTATAGAGGCTCAGGTTAATGCCCATGCATTTGATGGGTTCGTCGGTATTGGCGGCTGTGATAAGACAACCCCTGGTATTTTAATGGCAATGGCTAGGCTAAACATACCTGCAGTTTACCTATATGGTGGAACTGCAGAACCTGGTTTCTATGGTGATCGTAAGCTCACGATTGAGGATGTGCATGAAGCCGTTGGTGCCTATTTGTCGGGAAGGATTGCTGAGGATGAACTTTATGAAATAGAAAAGAGGGCTCACCCAACTTACGGAACCTGCGCTGGCATGTTTACCGCAAACACCATGGCAACACTCGCCGAGACATTGGGTATGGCACTACTCGGTAACGCATCACCACCAGCGACATCTGCTCGAAGAGTAATGTATGCCATAGAAAGTGGTACAGCGCTTATGAAAGCGATAGAACTCGGCATTAAACCTAGGGATGTAATGACTTATGAGTCATTTGAGAATGCAATAACCGTACTAATGGCAATGGGTGGATCAACAAACGCAATACTCCATTTATTAGCCATTGCATATGAGGCTGGGATTAAGTTAACCCTTGATGATTTCGATAGAATATCCAGGAGAACACCATACATAGCTAGTCTGAGACCAGGGGGTGATTATGTAATGGCTGACTTAGATGCGGTTGGCGGAGTCCCGTTAATCATGCTCAAGTTACTGAAGGCTGGTTTGCTCAATGGTAAGGTACTAACAATAACTGGTAAGACAATGGAGGAGAATTTAAGGGATTATAAATTCCCCAATGTACCGCATGACCACATTGTTAGGGATGTCAACAATCCAATAAAGCCCTGGGGCGGAATTAGAATACTTAGGGGTTCATTGGCACCTGAGGGTGCCGTCATTAAGGTTGCAGCGACTGAATTAATGAAATTTGAGGGTAAAGCAAGGCCATTTAATAGTGAAGAGGAGGCATTCCAAGCAATTAGGAGGGGTGAGATTAAGCCGGGTGACGTAGTTGTCATTAGGTACGAAGGTCCCAAGGGTAGTCCTGGTATGCCGGAAATGCTTAGGGTCACGGCAGCCATTGTCGGTGCTGGGCTAGGTAAGGACGTCGCATTGATCACTGACGGTAGGTTTAGTGGCGCTACCCGAGGATTCATGGTTGGTCATGTGGCTCCTGAGGCGGCCGTTGGAGGTCCAATAGCGATTGTTGAGGATGGAGATAAAATACTAATTGATGTAGAGAATGGGCGTTTAGACCTACTTGTATCCGAGGAGGAGATTAGGAGAAGGTTAAAGAATTGGCAGCCACCACCGCCTAGGTATACGAGGGGGTTACTGGCTAAATATGCATCGTTAGTTACATCGGCATCAATAGGCGCAGTGACTTTACCAAAACCCTAG
- a CDS encoding RNA-binding domain-containing protein, producing the protein MNPVEHIEISTHVHATESELKVVKALLNLLPPQYRDNVNIMRSGGQGHFGNNIGTVKTQFKGEDALQIVKYMFSIIDQLDREIILVTINSRFSDGKLYLRFNKQLVYNGVARLDDGDDVIKVIIRFNHWVLKNEGIENVIKQLMTH; encoded by the coding sequence ATGAATCCCGTGGAGCATATTGAGATTAGTACCCATGTACATGCCACAGAGAGCGAGCTTAAGGTCGTAAAGGCCCTACTTAACTTATTACCACCGCAGTATAGGGATAATGTGAATATAATGAGGAGCGGTGGGCAGGGGCACTTCGGTAATAATATAGGTACTGTGAAAACGCAATTTAAGGGTGAAGATGCACTGCAGATTGTTAAGTATATGTTTTCAATTATTGATCAGTTGGATAGGGAAATAATTCTGGTTACCATTAATAGCAGGTTCAGTGATGGTAAACTATACCTCAGATTTAATAAGCAGCTGGTGTATAATGGCGTGGCTAGACTTGATGATGGTGACGACGTTATTAAAGTAATAATAAGGTTCAACCACTGGGTTCTCAAGAACGAGGGTATTGAAAACGTAATTAAACAATTAATGACTCACTAG
- the folE gene encoding GTP cyclohydrolase I yields MNDRYNDTMLEIEEYIRKIIEFLGDDPDRPGLKETPRRFLSALLELTHGLRESPPEVKFFPMEGSKYVGRISVNDIEFISLCEHHLLPVMGTVTVVYEPFNSEVPGLSKVARYVKWLAARPMLQERFTGKLANELKELLHARYVYVKVCALHMCAMVRGVKDEDLYMVTEAWSGGIGDDELKELRGSTHCKVPKIVLVKEY; encoded by the coding sequence GTGAATGATCGTTACAATGATACAATGTTAGAAATTGAAGAATACATAAGAAAGATAATAGAATTTTTAGGTGATGACCCAGATAGACCTGGATTAAAAGAAACACCTAGGAGATTTTTGAGCGCACTTCTTGAGTTAACTCATGGCTTGAGGGAATCACCACCCGAGGTTAAGTTTTTCCCTATGGAAGGCAGTAAGTATGTTGGGCGTATCTCTGTTAATGATATTGAGTTCATATCACTATGTGAGCATCACTTGTTGCCTGTCATGGGCACCGTCACTGTAGTTTACGAACCATTCAATAGTGAGGTTCCCGGTCTAAGTAAGGTGGCTAGGTACGTTAAGTGGCTTGCTGCGAGGCCAATGCTTCAGGAGAGGTTTACAGGTAAGTTGGCTAATGAACTCAAGGAGCTACTGCATGCGAGGTATGTTTATGTTAAGGTTTGTGCCCTTCACATGTGTGCTATGGTTAGGGGTGTTAAGGACGAGGACTTGTACATGGTTACGGAAGCTTGGTCTGGCGGTATAGGTGATGATGAGTTGAAGGAGTTAAGGGGGTCAACTCATTGTAAGGTGCCTAAGATAGTTCTGGTTAAGGAATATTAA
- a CDS encoding ABC transporter ATP-binding protein, which yields MKSNEEVVKLINVSKRYYLSSSVYVDALININLAIRYGEIAIVMGPSGSGKTTLVNIMSTLDKPTSGRVVIDGVDVTDADENYLSKFRLEKLGFVFQQYNLVSQLTALENVMLPMLLTGRYTKDEAREKARLLLDLVSVGEFMNNKPSQLSGGQQQRVAIARALANDPSFIIMDEPTGSIDLASSYLILDLIRLLNRAVGVTFVIATHNMEVASIGNRIIYLRGGRIMQESDLERIKEEFSKLRIDQLAVIKSYLRVLEIDERRLRRLGQDISDIERKRSLIDSLMKTI from the coding sequence GTGAAGAGTAATGAGGAGGTTGTTAAGCTCATTAACGTTAGTAAGAGGTACTACTTAAGCAGTAGTGTTTATGTTGATGCATTGATCAATATAAACCTGGCCATTAGGTATGGGGAAATAGCAATTGTAATGGGGCCTAGTGGCTCTGGTAAGACGACGCTTGTGAATATAATGAGTACGCTCGATAAACCAACCAGTGGTAGGGTTGTCATTGATGGTGTTGATGTTACGGACGCTGATGAGAATTACCTATCGAAGTTTAGACTTGAGAAGCTTGGCTTTGTATTTCAGCAGTACAACCTGGTTTCACAATTAACAGCGCTTGAAAATGTTATGTTGCCAATGTTGTTGACGGGTAGGTATACGAAGGATGAGGCCAGGGAGAAGGCTAGGTTGCTTCTTGATCTTGTGAGTGTTGGTGAGTTCATGAATAATAAGCCAAGTCAATTAAGCGGTGGTCAGCAGCAGAGGGTTGCCATTGCAAGGGCCTTAGCAAATGATCCATCCTTTATAATAATGGATGAGCCAACGGGTTCAATAGACCTGGCCAGTTCATACTTAATCCTGGACCTAATTAGATTGTTGAATAGGGCCGTGGGTGTTACCTTCGTGATTGCGACACATAATATGGAGGTTGCATCAATTGGTAATAGGATTATTTACCTCAGGGGTGGTAGGATAATGCAGGAAAGCGACCTTGAAAGGATAAAGGAGGAGTTCAGTAAATTAAGGATTGATCAATTAGCGGTGATTAAGTCGTATTTGAGGGTACTCGAAATTGATGAGAGGAGACTAAGGAGACTAGGTCAGGATATTAGTGATATAGAAAGGAAGAGGAGTTTAATTGATAGTCTCATGAAAACGATATAA
- a CDS encoding MMPL family transporter, which translates to MISRKALSIAVIVVWLMVMIYLTYYSINVFNVLTYDETQLMPSNIEPVTVSNLVNKYIGASNETTLVVVVKLSSNGTVSIRNRLNYVNRVIREVDAPNISVTSLLTAYNDVYMIYNETISNATNEIISNETKDIWELYWSLNNKCSLIIHLNREYYSTVYDISNEMGGKLNATINYAQLLYYEIENYYLRNYPNTSLNTLFELTTREYELKYGYYGKYINELANETLSQLISVIGDDPSPYVLITRNITGILLTNYERIIQEEYPGININNVTGYVYNQLINDGINESTLKIAILIGPSTNLNLLRFLLIQEYLNDTSPILMPYIYQLACNNNTSIVYSIINELRYSIMNALMQEYPPPSILNLPNNLTQRFLNGTYTVVFIILPGNYEDEVYDLLTHKNWIYPVSTGVILYELEKMVTSDVNIIDKSTAILVFATMTTMLGTLIGPVISLTILGLTYLASLGLLHNWAIQFKLYYLTVYMIAPIIFGIGVDYSMLMLSRYLEERIKGYSKDGALSIVLSRVRPTVLTSASVVGLGLGSFAISRYGYIQDIGIGFIIAVALTIMATAIILPEIMRLLGDSVLWPMGLRAKSIELRTAFLSRMAKLAVNKPKTILSIFLVVTILALTYLLLNINITTDPVQVMPNTPAKTGLSILINYFRNYDYSTAYLVVYGNKTAALALLNETRNQSYVINAALSYNGSNLYIITATVNQQSLSDKLIPIYISLKSIANEVSREYGVKVLVGGSPSYKYYFVLGFEREYYGFILYIMIIINVVILTIYMRSVMIPLRLVATVLMSITWSLALTIFVFQGLMGIKTYWLLPVILISLLLSVGTDYDLFIISRFREEVINGYNDKDAIVRAVEFTGPVVTGAALVLAMAFASLALSSIYILKQVALAVASSVIIDSFVVRPLLVPAIIVLLGRWNWWPFIRKNQSTIPL; encoded by the coding sequence ATGATATCGAGAAAGGCACTATCAATTGCGGTAATCGTGGTTTGGCTAATGGTAATGATTTATTTAACGTATTATTCAATAAATGTATTCAATGTATTAACGTATGACGAGACGCAATTAATGCCGAGCAATATAGAACCAGTAACTGTAAGCAACCTGGTTAATAAATACATAGGTGCGTCTAACGAAACAACGCTTGTGGTCGTAGTTAAATTGAGTAGTAATGGAACGGTAAGTATAAGGAATAGGTTGAATTACGTTAATAGGGTTATTAGGGAAGTCGATGCACCCAACATATCAGTAACTAGCCTGTTAACCGCATATAATGATGTTTATATGATATATAATGAAACTATAAGTAATGCTACTAATGAAATAATTAGTAATGAAACTAAAGATATATGGGAACTTTATTGGTCATTAAATAATAAGTGCTCATTAATAATACACTTGAATAGGGAGTATTATTCAACGGTTTATGACATAAGTAATGAAATGGGGGGTAAACTCAACGCCACAATAAATTATGCCCAATTACTTTATTATGAAATTGAAAATTATTACCTGAGGAATTATCCAAATACATCACTAAATACCCTATTTGAATTAACGACTAGGGAGTACGAACTTAAGTATGGATATTATGGCAAGTACATCAATGAGCTAGCCAATGAAACCCTCAGTCAATTAATTAGTGTAATTGGTGATGATCCATCACCATACGTGTTAATCACGAGAAACATAACTGGCATTCTACTGACGAATTATGAACGTATTATTCAGGAGGAATATCCGGGAATTAACATAAATAACGTGACTGGTTACGTCTATAATCAATTAATTAATGATGGTATTAATGAATCAACACTCAAGATCGCCATATTAATAGGACCTAGTACTAACTTAAATCTCCTAAGGTTTCTATTAATTCAGGAATACCTCAATGATACTTCACCAATACTCATGCCATACATTTATCAATTAGCGTGTAACAATAATACATCGATTGTTTACTCAATAATTAATGAATTGAGGTATAGCATCATGAACGCCCTAATGCAGGAATACCCACCACCAAGTATACTTAATCTACCCAATAACTTGACGCAAAGGTTCCTGAATGGTACGTATACCGTGGTCTTCATAATATTGCCAGGTAATTATGAGGATGAGGTTTACGACCTATTAACACATAAGAATTGGATATACCCAGTCAGTACTGGTGTTATTCTCTATGAACTTGAGAAGATGGTTACTAGTGATGTGAATATAATTGATAAGTCAACGGCAATCCTCGTATTCGCAACTATGACAACAATGCTAGGAACATTAATAGGGCCAGTAATTTCACTAACAATACTTGGATTAACATACCTAGCATCCCTTGGACTCCTCCATAATTGGGCAATACAATTCAAGCTTTATTACCTCACTGTATACATGATTGCCCCAATAATCTTCGGAATAGGCGTTGACTACAGCATGCTAATGCTCAGTAGGTATCTAGAGGAGAGGATTAAGGGGTATAGTAAGGATGGGGCATTGAGCATTGTTTTATCCCGTGTTAGACCGACAGTATTAACAAGCGCATCCGTGGTTGGACTTGGACTCGGTAGTTTCGCAATATCGAGGTATGGTTATATACAGGACATTGGTATTGGCTTCATAATTGCCGTGGCACTCACGATAATGGCAACCGCAATAATACTACCCGAGATCATGAGATTACTCGGCGATAGTGTACTATGGCCTATGGGATTAAGGGCTAAGTCAATTGAGTTAAGGACCGCCTTCCTCTCAAGAATGGCCAAGCTGGCTGTTAACAAACCAAAGACAATATTGTCAATATTCTTGGTTGTAACGATCCTGGCACTCACGTACCTCTTACTCAACATTAACATAACCACAGACCCAGTACAAGTAATGCCAAACACACCTGCTAAGACCGGACTTAGCATTCTAATTAATTATTTTAGGAATTATGATTACTCAACAGCGTATCTAGTGGTTTATGGGAACAAGACGGCGGCATTAGCATTGCTTAATGAGACTAGGAATCAGAGCTATGTAATTAATGCAGCTCTCTCATATAATGGCTCAAACCTATACATAATAACTGCTACGGTAAATCAACAATCATTATCAGATAAGTTAATACCAATCTACATAAGCCTTAAGAGCATAGCCAATGAGGTATCTAGGGAGTATGGTGTTAAGGTACTTGTTGGAGGCTCACCATCATATAAGTATTACTTCGTGCTTGGCTTTGAACGTGAATACTACGGCTTCATACTCTATATAATGATTATAATTAACGTAGTAATACTTACGATTTACATGAGGTCGGTGATGATACCATTGAGACTCGTCGCAACCGTGTTAATGAGCATAACCTGGTCACTTGCATTGACAATATTCGTATTCCAGGGCTTAATGGGGATAAAGACCTATTGGTTATTACCTGTGATATTAATATCATTATTGTTAAGTGTTGGTACGGATTACGACTTATTCATAATCAGTAGGTTTAGGGAGGAGGTCATTAATGGATATAACGATAAGGACGCTATCGTTAGGGCTGTGGAGTTCACAGGGCCTGTGGTTACGGGAGCAGCCCTAGTACTGGCCATGGCCTTCGCATCACTGGCGTTATCAAGCATCTACATACTTAAGCAAGTCGCGTTAGCCGTGGCTTCATCAGTCATAATAGACTCATTCGTAGTTAGACCATTGCTTGTGCCGGCAATAATCGTGCTACTTGGTAGGTGGAACTGGTGGCCATTTATTCGTAAGAATCAATCAACAATACCCCTTTAG
- a CDS encoding CorA family divalent cation transporter translates to MKAKVMKCQLEYSEMPSTYPKDEVDIYRVVKGEDGKYYVRLELMGFPYYFTITKDKVVTHTKEALETFKEIEPKDCSPWSIFTEIVYEIIYILGEKRNEYYAIYEKLFEEAIAGEPIEGIEVVQLRRKAYQLFSDATVLYFVVKKLSKELEEQVEDDAKFSLDRAELLITRLSDLYNLYYTKVQYDLNEVIKKLTSVSILFLPITAVASVYAVAFPSIWQSLLNISALIFLSPVIIVTAIMAVYLRRKGWL, encoded by the coding sequence ATGAAAGCTAAAGTGATGAAGTGCCAGCTGGAGTACTCCGAAATGCCGAGCACCTATCCTAAAGACGAAGTGGACATATACAGGGTAGTTAAGGGCGAGGATGGCAAGTATTACGTGAGACTTGAGTTAATGGGGTTTCCCTACTACTTCACAATTACGAAGGACAAAGTAGTCACCCACACGAAAGAGGCTCTCGAGACTTTCAAGGAAATAGAGCCCAAGGACTGTTCTCCCTGGAGTATCTTCACTGAAATAGTTTACGAAATTATTTACATACTTGGCGAGAAGAGGAACGAGTACTACGCTATCTATGAGAAGCTCTTTGAAGAGGCAATCGCGGGAGAGCCCATTGAAGGCATCGAAGTAGTCCAACTCAGGAGAAAGGCCTATCAGCTGTTCTCTGACGCCACTGTACTTTACTTCGTTGTTAAAAAACTCTCAAAGGAACTGGAAGAGCAGGTGGAGGATGATGCTAAGTTCTCTTTGGATAGGGCCGAGCTACTAATTACGAGATTGTCGGACTTGTATAATTTGTACTACACGAAAGTGCAGTACGACTTAAACGAGGTAATCAAGAAATTGACCTCAGTTTCAATCCTATTCTTGCCCATTACAGCAGTAGCGAGTGTCTATGCGGTGGCCTTTCCCTCTATCTGGCAGAGTCTCTTAAACATTAGTGCACTGATTTTCCTGTCTCCTGTCATAATCGTCACTGCAATAATGGCCGTTTACTTAAGGAGGAAGGGATGGCTATGA